The Dermacentor andersoni chromosome 1, qqDerAnde1_hic_scaffold, whole genome shotgun sequence genomic interval CACAGAGTCCCGGCACGCAACAACTGACGAGCGCCCGTGCACGCAATTGACCTTTTAGGCGGTCATcgagcgctgtgtgtgtccgtTGACGCTGCTGCTGGCGGCCAGCTCAGACTACGCACTGCGCAGAATTGCTCGCGCTTGGTTTCACCGAAGAATTGCAGTGTCGGCAGTCGAGTTGCAGCGTCTTGCCGTGAAAAGCTACAGTGTAGCCAAACGTTTCATTCAAAAGAGTTTCGGGTCTCtttagtatacagggtgtcccacataacttgagccaaacgttaaaaatatgcgaatgccacgtagctggacagaaccaaggctcTTTGCTGTCGCTTGGGCACACTCAGGTTAATGTTTTCATGccgcctaattaggtaattaaccctaattaattaataaacttctcaaatattatatttagatgaaaagtgtcaatgagaaaattgtagagcaacgtgaaagaCTCTTGATATAGCTTTTTGTTGCtggatacgtgctacataaaagtgttttccgagcctgaaagaggCCCGCAAATACACTCAAAcatgccgcgtgactggccgctcgaggcactgtgtgtgtactcgcgggcttctttcacgctgggaaaacacttttatgtaccacgtatccagcaacagaaagctgtatcgggagtttttcatgttgctgtacaatttcctcattgacatttttcatctaattataatatttaagttgtctaattaattaagactaattagatAATTATGGGGAATGaaaagtatctccaagcgacggcaaacaaccttacctttgttctgtccagctacgtggcattcgcatatttttagtGTTTGGTGCATTATAGTTGGGGCGCCCTGTATGGAATGGctaaaatgggggggggggggggggaagtgtgTCGTGTTTACACTTCACTGTTTGCACTACATTGCAGAAGCAAAACACGCGTTTTTATAGTGCGAAAATTATGGACAACTACTGATTCTAGTGCACTTTCGAGTGAATACTCGAGCAGGCTCAGAACACTCCAGCGTTGACCATATCGACGCTCATGGCTCCGCAGGAAAGAAAGACGGAAATACAGGGGCGTCAACGATGTTCGCGCCCGTTTGGCTGCCCTATAAACGTGGGGAAGAAGAGCGCGTTAACGCTGTATTATGTGGGTGGCCGTTCAGTCTTataggaagaaaaggaaaggaccGAAGTGTACGAGTAAGAAGGGGAAGAAGACAGTGAGTGTGCACAGAAACGCAGAGGAATGCTCATTAACACAGCCACTATATACACGCGCAGTAGAGCTCTTTAGTGGTGTTGTCTTCACATAAGTTCCTCGGCCAGGATCTTGGGATGGTTTCTTGTGGGAGCAGTCTCTTCCCCGGACGGACAGGTCTATAGTTCCCTTTACCAGGATCAGCAACAGCCCTGGAGCGCCCTTCATCCGTATATAGGCGGCGGAAGAGAGTCGCGCACTGCGAGGCAGAAGCAGAATTCGGCCCGCGGGCCGAATTCACAACGCTCTTCGTTCGCAAGTGCTATTTATCATTCGCTGGCCGCctccgctaataatatgtccagatTGGCGGAAATTCTTTTCTTAAGAACACTACGAGCGTAGTGCATATGGGCCCCTGTGCGCGCGTACTCCGTATCTAAAAAAGTTTCATGGCCACGGCACGTGCAAGGGGAGCGGGACATACTAATACATGCTTTTGTAGGATTTAGAGTGATTCTACATCTTCTCTATATGCAATCTTTATCGATATAGCGATTGATTGTGACTATTTTTATTGGTGTTCTTCTCGTCAGCTTGAATCATGGTCCGTCTGCAGCATTCCCTCTTATACCCGGACAGTTTTTCACTGATGGTGTTACAAGTACGCAAAATATGCAGCTTAGTGATGGTCATGCACTCTTTGGTTCAACGCAAACATCCACCCTGTTCTTTCGTAACTGATCATGTCATTCAAACACAAAACCATTGGATAGGTCGTTGTCAAGCTGATGACATCTGGAACTTCCTGCAGAACTTGATGTTTACTCACGACTCCTTTTGTCAAGTTATCAACATGCTGCCTCTCAATAAACGGCACAGGAACAGGATATTTCCTTTATGAAAAGCACTCTTACCGAAAGGCGGACACTTTACAAGTCCGACAGAGAAAACACACTCTTTCGGGTCATTTTTATACTGGAGTGGGGAAAGAAAGCCCCGTGGGTAGTTCAGATTGAAAAACTCTAACGTAAGTAAGGATGAGTGCATGCACTTACAAGCGTAGACGTTTACAGGCCGGATGGCTATTGCAGAACAATATATGTGCTTGTCTTGGTCAATTGCTAGGGTTTAGGGTTCCAAGGTACTTGCTCCTatggttttttgttttgtttttcttttttaagaccGTGCAGAATTGTAAgtcgcctgcggcagatagcgtatgtgtagtccttgagctggactattcgaagcggcggacattactcgcTCAAGAAATCGGAAtccataatcgactaattaaataTCACTAAGCCTGATCTTAAGTAGCGCTAGCTTGACGAAACACAAGAACGAAGAAGGGAGACAcgcaccaagcgcttggtgtgtgccTCCCTTCTTCGTTCTCGTGTTTCTTCCAAGCTAGCGCTACTTAAGACCATGCTTAGTGTAGACCAACCAGCCCAATTTTCCGTTTTATGAAATAACAACAATCACTAATTATTGTTGTCAATAATtacgttacggcacatattgtaattatGGATTgaagccggtgagcttgcaaggcataaccacttggaacgaattctaaggatCACGTGGGTTTCAAGATATACGCCCTAAAACTTGCGGCAAAAATGATTTttttcacttactttttttaaaagcaccgttttatgcattaaagcaTAAAATTAACTCGAACACCCATATTGCACACCTTGGGAATGAATgtctagaaactggtgtcatcctgaaaatttgttcccagtggatacgccttgctaactcaccggctgcaattacAGTAAACTAATTCATTAAAAAATATTATTAGtgaatatttgttaattagtcaattatgcactTCGATTTCACGTGCAAGTAATATGTCCGCctctgagtaatccagctcaactACTAGATTTATcatgtctgccacaggcaatctttaaaaagttTATGTGGTCTATATAAACGCCTGGTATATTTGTGAACGACGCCACTGTGGAGGGCTCGGCATTCATTTTAATCATCTGGGTAGCGTCCCCCTAAGTTGTTCTAAACtagacacgggtgtttttgcactcTGCCTCCTTTAGAATTCGGGGCCCGCCGCCTGGCATTGAACTCCCGGCCTTGTCTCAGCAGTTGAATGCGATTGCCCCCCTAGCTACCGCAGCGCGCCCAACCATACGAACCGTGCAGGCATCAGCGTGACACCAAATCGTGGTGTACTGTGTCTGACAATAGAATGTATTCGCTCGCATGCAGATCCCAAGACCTGCTGGACCTGAAGCTGCTGGGCCTCCGGCTGGAGACGAAGCTCACTATTCTCGAAGGCCTGATGAACAAGCTGAGCGCCAGCTCCAACAAGTGCAGCCAGGGTGGCCGCACAGGGGGTCCGGACACCGACACTGAAGTAGCCACCAGCGACACCCAGGAGCGAATCTTACGCGCCCAGCAGGCCATCATCGACATCAGCAACCGCAACACCGTCGAGCTGGAGAATCTGTCGCAGCTCGTCACCACGCAGACGGCCAAGCTGGCCAACCGCTCCGACGCCATGCTCGGCCTTCTGAAGTCTTCCGAGCTCGTAAACCGGCGGCCACCTGCTCAGGAAACCATCTCACAGGGCCGTAGGCACCACCAGCCTTAGCAGAGCCCCGACTCATGGCTGACCGGGGATTCGCGTCACAAATTATCTCCTTTTCTTTCCACGTGAACGGTTTGAAATGAACGGTGCGCAATAAATTGAAGGCCGGGAACGTTACGGCGCCCGTCAGTTCTTTGTGCACTGTTCACATGGGATGTATGAGACAACGTCATCAATCGGAGACTCACGTCACTTCATCATACAGTGTGGCGCGTACAATAGTGAACGAGAACCGTTCGTGTATGCGTGGGATTTGTAGGAGGAAAATGTTTGCTGTGAGTGCGTTCTAATAAAAGCTATACTCTTCCTCAGTAAACTGAAACGCGGGAAGTATTGCGCCAGGCCTTGTTGAAGGGAGTTGAGACTATAAGATACGGTGGTGGTGTGCTGTAGCATTCTTGCAAAATGTATGTCGGATCTGGTGTTAAATAACGGTTCTCAGCCGCCCTCTCGGAGACCAACGCAATCCCAAAAGCACTGTGCATGCGAACCACCGAATAGAGTGGTCATTGGGCCTAGGTCTGCGCAGTAAAATTCCAAACATGTAGGCTCGGTCTCCGTTCGTGCCTCCTTGTGCAGTTTGATGAACGCCGGAATATGCCCATCAGCGCTTAATATGCTGATAATGCAGACGCTTCATACGTGCGACCGATTGGTTTCGCGTATAAAACGACTGCATCTGGAAGTTATTTTCGATATAATTTATGCGTGTTTTCTGGGGCGTCTGTCACTTCTTGCGTGCTGCAGTAAGATTGGAATAGTAATTTCAGTGTGTGAGTGTGTTTGTTCAGAACTTCTTTTACCATTGTGAGAGCCATGTGAGTGTGCATAGTATATGTGTAATAGTGACTAATACAAAATGCTGACGGCATCAACGGTAAGTTCATTCGCTGCTGCAGTGTGTTGTCAGTCAACGAGTTGTCAGTCGGTGCTGTGTACGTCGGCTCTGCCTTCGTCCTGTCCTTCGGGCCGTTCTTACCCCTTTAATTCATTCACCATTGTCCTGCATCATTTCTGCGGAGTTATTGATATTAAAATTAACTGTCATGCACCAAACACGGTCTTTCGCTTTTGTGTTCAATGAACGTGCATCGGATTATGATACTCGGCAAAAACAAGTCATAAGAGTAATTTGTACGATCGCGTAATGCcactttttcctctttcttttctttctttttcatttttttagccATTTCTTTCTGGTGATGGTAGCTGTAGCAGCAGCAATAATGTTAGTAGTAGTCGTGATGGTGGTGTTCGTAGTGGTGGCAATAGTGGTGTTCGTAGTGATTAGTAGGGGTAATGGTGGGGGTGGTGTCAGTAGTAgtgatttgggggggggggggggggggtattacaGCAACTGCAGCACTTGTAATAAGAAATATAGTAGCAAAATGAACTCCGCTgcatgtagtggtggttttgatGGTGTGTCAACAGTACTGTGTAGTTTAATAGAAATAGTAGTAGTAGTGCAAGTAATGCGACCAGCAGTTGTAACAGTCATAGAGGTGGTAGCAGCAGCAACAGTATTGCAGAAAATGGTTGGAGCAGTTGCACTGCAGTTGCGGTAATGGTATGTATTAAGGTTTCCCACGCCAGAATGGCTACTGCCAATGCCTGCTGGCATTTTTCAGAAGCGGCAATACGCGAAATTTTTTCACAAATGGGCATGAGCCACAGAATCTcccgtactaaaaaaaaaaatcgcgccgGACCATTCATATGGTGGCGGATAAGTCAGCGAAGCTGTCGATCGCAGGCCGAGTACCTATGGTCAAACTCCGCGTCCAGAAACATTCCCTTGAATTTGGAATTCGCCCCTCTGAAACTCGAAGGAGGTAGCAGCTCACGCTTCTGCCGCTTTGACGCCAACTCGAACGACCTAGCTTGACGCTCACAAGCGGCCTCCAGTGCGCGATCTTCATTGATAGCTTGCGCTCGACGTCGATGACAAGACTCTCGCATCTGCTATTGCTGACGTTCTTCGGAGGCAAAGTCACTGGCCGCATTCTCCGCTTTCGCACGGGCACGTTGTCATTGGATATAGTCGATTTTCTGCTGTTGACGCCTATCTTCGTACTCGGCTCGTTCATTGACCGTGCGCACAATGCATGGTCTTCCCACTTTTCCCGTTTTCGTTGGAGTTGCAACTGTTACAATGGTCTACCTCTGCAAATGCACAATCCGGATCTTTCACGCCGTGGCGGCTACCGCGGCTCACGTCCCCGTGGTTTCCCGCCACAAGTGCCGCGCCGTTGTACTGAGGCGCTACACGGCCGCAGACACAGGCGGCAGCAACGGCGGCCAGCGCGGGTGCACTCTCCCACTGCGCAGGTGCGGCGCGCGGTGAAATCCTGTCTTCTTTCTTCCGCGCCGTTCTATCGTTCGATATCTTTTTTGTTAACTTTATGggcgttagccagcccagataacaacacccccccccccccctcccctcacgaGATCACGCAgtgccgccatcttttttgttaACTTTACggatgttagccagcccagataacCCCGTTACGAGACCACGGATGCGACTCATAGTAAGTGTTAGACGCACCAGGCATTATCTATATTTAGCGACACGTATACTCGCATGTGCCGTGATTTGCTTGTCGCTGGAAAATAAAAAGCAAAACGAATTGGTTGTGAATCTAAAGCCATTCAGCTGTTCGAAAGACAAGTAGTGAGGCTAGCACGCAACACAACTGTGGGTTGAGTGCACAAAGTTTTACGTTCGTAAGTGCGttttgccattggccagccaCCTTCGCTAacgatatgtccagcatcaggatagAATGGAATTTGATCTGATGAACGATTCTATATCATAAGTGATTTTCGTGAATATGGGCCCGGCTCGTCCGCGACTGACAGCTGCGCTGTGAACGGCGCTCCGATGACGCCAGCCGCTTGCCTTTGTCGTCACGCTACGCTCCGGCTAGAAAACCTTCGTTTTCACGCGCTTTCTCGCGCTCTGATTGTGCGGCCCTCGCCAGGTAGCACGGCCCTCGCCAATtgctaccttctttttttttctattgtttgaTAAAGTTCAGCATTAGGAGGACTACAAAGATTGCATATTCACTGTATCCGTGACGCAGTCATAAAACATCGCGGCGATCGAGAGCCTACGCATGCTTCGGAAATGAAGTACGATCGCAGGGCTCATTCGCAAACTTTTGCTTCGACTAAGAGGCGTTGCAGCAGAATACCAAATTTTACACTTCGCTCATAAATCTAGTCGCTTGGTGTTGCACATATATAACTTTCTTTAGAAGAAAGCTTTCATTGCCTAAATACACGCGGTTTATCTCGAACATTGCTTGCACCACGCTCTATCATCTTTCGCAATCGTCAAGCTGGCTTTGCACTATTTTCTtgcaaataaatttttttcaCCGCTTTCTAATGCAACAAGTTTGTTTCTTTAGGCTAGCTTAAGACTATTCCTGTTCAGCACTTTCAAACTACCAGAAACCACTCCAAAAACATCAcagcataaaaataaaaatattatgttataaagaaaagataagatAGGAAAGCCTATGAACATTTtattgtgtgtttgtatgtgtccctttctttattttttatttttgtgtgtttaGCGCTCCAGCTACCTTTCCGGTATAAATTTTCACGTATTAGTCTTAAAGAATGGGTATACTTTGTTTTGTCTACTAATTTTGTCCGCCCTTCTGTCAGACGTTCCGGACGGCATTTTACTGCAAAGCCGCTAAAGCAGTGCATGCATTAACGCCTCGCAGCAACTACCTAGTTTCTTGAGAATTACATCAAAGTATTTCGTAATGTGCTTAATGCGCTGGGCAGCAGCAAAATTGAAATGTCTGCGGCCAACAGAGTGGGCGACCGGACAAACATAACGCACTGGACACATTATTGCAGAGCGGACATAGTAGCTAAAGGCCAAATGTTGCAGTTCATTGTCAAAAAAAAGTATTAGGAGTCCGCCACGACAACGGACTTCAAAGAAAGCCGCGCAACCACGGATCAAACGTAACTGCAGTGCACATAAGGTGCATACCTGAGCAGCGTTTCCACTTCAAACTGCGGTGTAAACGTTCCATGTCCTCTTGTCAGCGTAGATACGTGCAATGACGGCCACCAGAGAACCGCACTTACCTATGCTGAACTCTGCAGATTCTGCCTGCGTCTGACGGCTGGCTTTTTCTGCAGCTCATTGGCAGCACCCACGTTCGTCGCCGCTTCTCGTCCCTTGGGTAACGAAAAAAGCCGACTCCACTCGCTTTTTTTGGTGCGATTCATGCATCCAACCACGCAAAAACTGGACGGCATGACGAACCAGCTCGGCGGACGCGCACAACACACATAAAAGAGAAAACACCTGCAATGCACGAAGCGGCCAGCGTGTGCAAATGCGCCTGTGGTGCATTTTTTGCCCACCAAGCACTCCGGCGTGTTCTCGAATATCATGTGACCAATTCGTTACGTGCGTCGTTTGAGAGGGTATTTTTGCAGCGTTTTCTTGAAATGCGTTCACATGGGCACTTTCACTGCACGCCCTAAGCGCTTCATTAACGGACTATAAGAGAGCAAAAGCGAAACTCCTTTTCCTGCAGTTCGAAAGCGCTGAAAACTGGTTGCAACTGACCGCAACGCGACAACTATGTGACAGGCAATGTCTCCAACACAACACAATGTTCTACTGAGAAGCGTTGCCGTGCACGTTGAACTAAGGGCCAGCGTGACCTGACAATTTGAATCGTTGGCTTGAATGATTGAATTTGAACTTTTGGCTTGCTTCTAAAGCAGTTCATATTTCAGAGAAACTGCCTGCAGCTGCAGAATGGTAAGCCACAGGGTGCTTTCCCTTGATTTCAAAATAAGGGATACGCATTCCGTGCTTGAATTAGTGATAAAACGAAGCGACATTGCAAAGCCCATATGTCATAAGAATTCCTCGACCTCCGTTGGCGTGTTCCACAGAGAAGCAAGAACGAAGTGTTATCACGCACGTTACAGGGCTCTACAGGATATATTAACGACGGTAACCAAAACATATAGACTGTCAATCACGCAACTAGAACTTTCCGTTGTATCTGCTCTATGGCGCATACTGCTATAGACTGACTCCGCACGTGGCCACAATTCACGATGGAGAGCTGAGAGCGTTCCTAGAGAGCGCAATTAAGGATCTCGAACGCGTGAACGAAAGGCATGGTACACTCACATACAATAAACGCAAGTCAACGAAGAAGGCTCACTTGCTACAGCCTATGCTGTCTTTATTGACGTCTGCTTAATTCGTGCTCCGAATATTTCTTGTTTATCGATTTTCCGAAGACCACGTGCTTTCGATCTCGAGTATCTGCAAGAGTTTAAGGAACATGGGCACCGACTCTCACAATGGATGTGAAAATGTACCATTTAAATTAAGATATAACAAGCTACTAATTGGTAAGAAATGCTATGTATACGACGCCACTGAGCAAAAGGTCTGTGAATTGAAGCCGTTAAGCAGCACTTCAGATGATGCCGCGGCGTCTGTTCTATCCTTAAGATCAGGCCGCAATGTTCTAACGGCGCGCCCATAGGATAACGCGAGGGGTAGGGACCTCGATCCTATAATATCAAAACTACCGGTTCTTTTTACTAATATTCGTAGCTTCTTACCTAAAAAAGATGATCTCTGTAGCCTAATAATTGATTGTGATGCAGACATAATTGCATTAACCGAAACGTGGTTGACGAGTAAAGTAACAAACTCTGAGTTATTCTACTGTAATAAAAAGTATAATATTTACCGTACTGATCGCGCTAACACACTAGGCGGTGGTGTCTTAATTGCTGTTAATGAATGCTTTGACTGTTTCCCTGTAGCCATATCATGTAACATTGAATGTGTATGGTGCTGCATTTCTGTAAATTTCAAAAAAGTTGTGATCGGTGTTTGTTACCGACCACCATCATCAGCCCCTACTTTTTGCGATAGCATGTACGATTGCTTGTGCCAGATTAGTGTTCGCTTCCCCGGAACGCCAAtattacttatgggcgattttaaCTTCCCGAATATTTCCTGGTCAAGCACGTGTCCTTTACTAAATACAACTTCCGTTGAATCAAAGCATTTTGTAGAGATATGTGCTGATTTCAACCTGGTTCAGGTAGTTACTTCCCCTACACGTGTTACGAACACCACATCATCTCTTTTAGATCTTGTTTTAACATCATCAACAGATATCATATCTAACGTTACACACTCACCCGGCTTGAGTGATCACGACGTCTTGCATTTTTTCATTAGCTTGGCAATCCTACCGTCCCAAAACAGTATTAAAACCATTCGTGATTATAAAAACGGCAACTTCACCGCTATCAACAGCGAACTTGCTCTTTTCCTTGATAATTACCTGCCTAAAGTTTCTGAGCGCTCACTGGATACTAACTGgaatatattcaaagaaaaaattcacGATCTTGTTAACAAGTTTATTCCGAAGAGGCGCGTTTTTTCGAATAACAATGCTTCATGGTATACTAAATCTTTGAaacgcctatctaacagaaaaaaacgtctttttcgcACCGCTACGCGGACGGAAAGCCAGGCTAAATGGTCTGCTTACAAAGAAGCTGCCTCGGCCTACTCATCTGCGATAAAGaacacaaaattttcttttttcaataatacCCTTCCGAACATGCTCATCAATAATCCAAGGAGCTTCTGGAATGTAGTAAGGCCTAGTACATCGAAAATCATATCACTTAGCACGTCTTCCGGTGAGCCTATACCTCGGCAGCACTGCGCTACGATTTTAAATAATGTATTTATAAAAGCTTTCACTCCTTCAGCACATGATAACGACCTTCCTAGGCTAccatgctgcaatttttttcctaTGGATCCTATAATTTTTAACTCTactggcataaaaaaaataatagacactCTTAAACTTACGTCTTCTTGTGGAATAGACGAAATCACGCCTAAATTTCTAAAAAATACTAGTGAGTATTCCTCTATCATCTTAGAGAGCATTTTTTCACAATCGTACCTGTCCTCATCCttgcctcatgactggaaaacagcaaagattattcctattcacaaatctggcgaaactcaagatccttttaactacaggcccatatcgattacctcagtaccatgcaaaattatggagcatatTATATTTTCTAACCTCgtcaactttcttgaagaaaataattttttctctaacagtcaacatggctttcgcaaatttttttcttgtgagacccagctggtaactttcactaatgacttacatgtatatcttgatagcggtttttttactgattgcatatttttggatttttctaaagcttttgacaaagtgaaacatgtactgctactacacaaactaa includes:
- the LOC126546988 gene encoding uncharacterized protein codes for the protein MAVIARTMHWCLAACFALAVGLVREAHAIDDHQLSQDLLDLKLLGLRLETKLTILEGLMNKLSASSNKCSQGGRTGGPDTDTEVATSDTQERILRAQQAIIDISNRNTVELENLSQLVTTQTAKLANRSDAMLGLLKSSELVNRRPPAQETISQGRRHHQP